A genomic stretch from Candidatus Thiothrix anitrata includes:
- the smc gene encoding chromosome segregation protein SMC, which translates to MRLSKIRIAGFKSFVDPVTLDLRSNLTGILGPNGCGKSNTIDAVRWVMGESSAKHLRGASMEDVIFNGSASRKPVGLASVELVFDNSDGKLGGEYAQYAEISVKRQVSRDGDSKYFLNGAKCRRRDITDIFLGTGLGPRSYAIIEQGMISRLIEAKPEELRNTLEEAAGISRYKERRRETETRMTHTRENLERLTDLRDELEKQLERLDKQAKAAQRFREWREQERQLEASVLLCQWQALQQDGAQRLRELSQQSTTYQAQMMQVRQLETQLEALRSDYHSANETLNAVQGEYYQAGAEIARLEQTIQHQRDIQRRQQQALQQAQQSIAETQRHADEDRIKLTQSEAMLAEWEPREAEVDEQLSLAEAQLAEAEDQLNDWQEQWHAVQQAVAEPTRQAQVEKTRMEQLERQLNQTAQRAERLQQEATHLSTARYGEERDLVSEQCLEASHAHAAAETQLTQLNAELAKNQQTQREWQAQLDNQRSRRQALQGRLASLETLQQAGLDKTNKARQQWLQTHGLSANPRLAEQLQVTSGWETAVEAVLGGDLDAVSLDAFPALTTFPQAGVTLLETTQTVLQASARSLASKVIQPHVVLPWLAQIYCVETLDEALAQRGSLSPTESLVTRDGVWVGCHWLRSRRQNDANSGILQRQQEIDSLREQLMLLEASLAALQDDADALRELIREQEQQRQFLQTETNRLHRAESELRSRLHAVQQRIEQWQQRRQQLEAEREELEAQRLQQAEDHLLATERRNEALECLEIAQNDQEALADSRHDLQQAVTDARRQQREWQDQAHALQLRLETNRAQRANSQQQLERVHSRLALLEEQHATLILQLEQQQDPDADLQMALETALEQRLLVETQLSQARQAVQGLEATIRTHDQERLQYERLAEQSRTSQENRKLEWQAIQVREQTTAEQFAKTGFDPATLRAQLAAEVDVNALQQQLEEIQRQIQRLGAINLAAIDEFCEQSERKQYLDQQNADLLAALEILDTAIRKIDRETRARFKETFERVNTRLSEMFPRLFGGGECYLEMTGDDLLTTGVAIMARPPGKRLSSIYLMSGGEKALTAVALVFAIFELNPAPFCMLDEVDAPLDEANVGRFCELVRHMAEQVQFIFITHNKTTMELAENLIGVTMREAGVSRLVSVDMAEAVKLANG; encoded by the coding sequence CCTAATGGTTGTGGAAAATCCAATACCATTGATGCGGTACGCTGGGTTATGGGCGAATCTTCGGCTAAACATTTGCGCGGCGCGTCAATGGAAGACGTGATTTTCAACGGTTCAGCTTCGCGTAAACCCGTGGGTTTGGCTTCGGTCGAATTGGTGTTTGATAACAGCGATGGCAAACTCGGCGGCGAATACGCGCAATACGCCGAAATCTCGGTCAAACGCCAAGTCAGCCGCGACGGTGATTCCAAATATTTTCTCAATGGCGCGAAATGTCGCCGCCGTGATATTACTGATATTTTTCTTGGCACAGGTTTGGGGCCACGCAGTTACGCCATTATTGAGCAGGGGATGATTTCGCGCTTGATTGAGGCGAAACCCGAAGAGTTGCGCAATACCCTCGAAGAAGCAGCGGGCATTTCACGTTACAAAGAGCGGCGGCGTGAAACCGAAACCCGGATGACGCATACCCGTGAAAACCTAGAACGCTTAACCGACTTGCGGGATGAGTTGGAGAAGCAGCTTGAACGCCTTGATAAACAAGCCAAAGCAGCCCAGCGTTTTCGGGAATGGCGCGAGCAAGAGCGGCAGTTGGAAGCGTCCGTATTGCTGTGTCAATGGCAGGCGTTGCAGCAAGATGGTGCGCAACGTTTGCGCGAACTCAGTCAGCAATCAACGACTTACCAAGCACAAATGATGCAAGTACGTCAGTTAGAAACGCAACTGGAAGCCTTACGCAGCGATTACCACAGTGCCAATGAAACCCTTAATGCGGTGCAGGGTGAGTATTACCAAGCGGGCGCGGAAATTGCGCGACTTGAGCAAACGATTCAACACCAGCGCGATATTCAACGCCGTCAGCAGCAAGCCTTACAACAAGCCCAACAAAGCATCGCGGAAACCCAGCGTCACGCGGACGAAGACCGGATTAAATTGACCCAAAGCGAGGCGATGCTTGCCGAATGGGAGCCGCGTGAAGCCGAAGTAGATGAGCAATTAAGTCTCGCTGAGGCGCAATTAGCCGAGGCCGAAGACCAACTTAACGACTGGCAAGAGCAGTGGCACGCCGTTCAGCAAGCCGTGGCAGAACCTACCCGCCAAGCGCAGGTCGAAAAAACCCGCATGGAACAATTGGAGCGTCAACTAAACCAAACCGCGCAACGCGCCGAACGCTTGCAACAAGAAGCTACGCATTTAAGCACAGCTCGTTACGGCGAAGAACGCGATTTAGTGAGTGAGCAATGCCTTGAAGCCAGTCATGCGCACGCCGCCGCCGAAACGCAGCTAACCCAATTGAATGCGGAGTTGGCAAAAAATCAGCAAACTCAGCGCGAATGGCAAGCGCAACTCGATAACCAACGTTCACGCCGTCAAGCCTTGCAAGGGCGGTTGGCTTCCTTGGAAACCTTGCAGCAAGCCGGGCTGGATAAAACCAATAAAGCTCGCCAGCAATGGTTACAAACGCACGGTTTAAGCGCAAATCCGCGTTTAGCAGAGCAATTGCAGGTAACAAGCGGTTGGGAAACGGCGGTGGAAGCGGTGTTGGGTGGCGATTTGGATGCGGTGAGTTTGGATGCTTTTCCTGCATTGACTACCTTTCCGCAAGCGGGTGTCACTTTGTTGGAAACCACGCAAACTGTGCTGCAAGCTTCAGCGCGTAGTCTTGCCAGTAAAGTGATTCAGCCCCACGTGGTGTTGCCTTGGTTAGCGCAGATTTATTGCGTGGAAACCTTGGATGAGGCTTTGGCACAGCGTGGCAGTTTATCGCCCACGGAATCACTGGTAACACGCGACGGGGTGTGGGTTGGTTGTCACTGGTTACGCAGTCGCCGTCAAAACGATGCCAATAGCGGTATTTTGCAGCGTCAGCAGGAAATTGACAGCTTGCGCGAACAGCTAATGTTGTTAGAAGCCAGTTTAGCAGCGTTACAAGACGATGCCGACGCACTGCGCGAGCTAATTCGTGAGCAAGAGCAGCAACGTCAGTTTTTACAAACGGAAACCAATCGGTTGCACCGTGCGGAATCGGAATTACGCAGTCGTTTGCACGCAGTACAACAGCGCATTGAACAATGGCAGCAACGTCGCCAACAGCTTGAGGCTGAACGCGAAGAACTTGAAGCACAGCGATTGCAACAGGCGGAAGATCACTTATTAGCTACCGAACGTCGCAACGAAGCCCTAGAGTGCTTGGAAATAGCGCAAAATGACCAAGAAGCGTTAGCTGATAGTCGCCATGATCTTCAGCAAGCAGTAACAGATGCGCGTCGTCAGCAGCGTGAATGGCAGGATCAGGCTCATGCTTTGCAGTTGCGCCTTGAAACCAACCGCGCCCAGCGTGCTAACAGCCAACAGCAATTGGAGCGAGTTCACAGCCGTCTTGCGTTGCTGGAAGAACAGCACGCCACGCTCATTCTGCAACTGGAACAGCAGCAAGACCCGGATGCTGATTTGCAAATGGCACTGGAAACTGCGTTGGAACAACGGCTGTTAGTGGAAACCCAGTTGAGTCAAGCCCGTCAAGCGGTGCAAGGGTTGGAAGCGACGATTCGCACCCATGATCAAGAGCGGTTACAATACGAGCGTTTGGCAGAACAAAGCCGCACTTCGCAGGAAAATCGCAAACTCGAATGGCAGGCGATTCAGGTACGCGAACAAACCACCGCTGAACAATTCGCCAAAACCGGCTTTGACCCCGCTACCTTGCGTGCGCAATTAGCCGCTGAAGTGGATGTCAATGCACTCCAGCAGCAATTGGAAGAAATTCAACGCCAGATTCAACGTTTGGGTGCTATTAATCTGGCTGCGATTGACGAATTCTGCGAGCAAAGCGAACGCAAACAATACCTTGATCAACAAAATGCGGATTTGCTGGCGGCATTAGAAATTTTAGATACGGCAATTCGTAAAATTGATCGAGAAACCCGTGCGCGTTTTAAAGAAACTTTTGAGCGGGTGAATACGCGCCTGAGTGAAATGTTTCCGCGTTTGTTTGGCGGTGGTGAATGTTATTTGGAAATGACGGGCGATGATTTGTTAACCACGGGAGTGGCTATTATGGCGCGTCCGCCGGGTAAGCGGCTTTCCAGCATTTACCTGATGTCGGGTGGTGAAAAAGCATTAACGGCGGTGGCATTGGTGTTTGCTATTTTTGAATTGAACCCCGCGCCGTTTTGTATGCTTGATGAAGTGGACGCACCCTTGGATGAAGCCAATGTAGGGCGTTTTTGTGAACTGGTGCGCCACATGGCAGAACAGGTACAATTCATTTTCATCACCCATAATAAGACCACGATGGAACTTGCCGAAAATTTGATTGGTGTTACCATGCGCGAAGCAGGTGTTTCACGCTTGGTGTCCGTGGATATGGCGGAAGCTGTGAAGTTAGCCAACGGCTAA
- a CDS encoding cell division protein ZipA gives MELISLVIMALGLVALVAIYILSRISRRDLPQKRDESVPVLRDKDGNPISSVLEDVPARDGKRPAANARILSDAMMSGVATPSATSDVALEPENSVILPPQLVLFVAADIDAGFAGEEVLKALDNAGLRFGDMGIFHRIINHNGTEVSLFSVANGVKPWTLVPEELIEQATPGLSMILNLPSPIANGDAIHDFLRTAERLTGDLGGVLKDQDQQAITADSRASLLALAG, from the coding sequence ATGGAATTGATAAGCCTCGTTATTATGGCGTTGGGTTTGGTGGCTTTGGTAGCCATTTATATTTTGAGCCGCATTTCACGTCGCGATTTGCCCCAAAAGCGTGATGAAAGTGTGCCGGTATTACGTGATAAAGACGGCAATCCGATTTCCAGCGTGCTGGAGGATGTGCCCGCCCGTGATGGCAAACGTCCGGCTGCGAATGCACGTATTTTATCCGATGCGATGATGTCGGGTGTTGCGACTCCTTCCGCTACCTCTGATGTGGCGTTAGAGCCTGAAAACAGTGTGATTTTGCCGCCGCAATTGGTGCTGTTTGTTGCGGCTGATATTGATGCGGGTTTTGCTGGTGAAGAAGTGCTTAAAGCCTTGGATAACGCGGGCTTGCGTTTCGGCGACATGGGCATTTTCCACCGTATCATTAATCACAATGGTACGGAAGTCAGCTTGTTTAGCGTGGCGAATGGGGTAAAACCTTGGACATTGGTTCCCGAAGAGCTGATCGAACAAGCGACACCGGGTTTGTCGATGATCCTGAATTTACCCAGCCCGATTGCCAACGGTGATGCTATTCACGATTTCTTGCGCACCGCAGAACGTTTGACGGGCGATTTGGGCGGCGTGTTAAAAGATCAGGATCAGCAAGCGATTACTGCTGATTCTCGCGCTAGTTTGTTAGCGTTAGCGGGGTAA
- a CDS encoding ABC transporter ATP-binding protein, with product MSKLTLQNIHIEYGNNAVVHDVNLTVEDGQIGCLLGPSGCGKTTLLRAIAGFEPVARGKITLKDQVISAPDVHLPPEKRNIGMVFQDYALFPHLSIADNITFGIRKQSGKDKARRVAELLELVNLPGYEKRYPHELSGGQQQRIALARALAPQPRLLLLDEPFGSQDVELREMLAREVRDILKREGMTAILVTHDQHEAFAMADEIGVLQSGRLQQWDTGYNLYHKPVNQFVAGFIGQGALIAGTVLNHNTVSTLMGAVQGEIPAGCQPECPVDVLIRPDDLKLVADAPRKATVVSRVFRGAEYLYVLSLADGSQILAVAPSHETHAIGTTVCFELDMQHRVILKHLPR from the coding sequence ATGAGCAAACTAACCCTACAAAACATTCACATCGAATACGGCAACAATGCGGTGGTACACGATGTCAATCTGACGGTGGAAGACGGGCAAATCGGTTGTTTGCTAGGGCCCAGCGGCTGCGGCAAGACGACGCTGCTGCGGGCGATTGCCGGTTTCGAGCCTGTCGCCCGTGGCAAGATCACGCTCAAAGATCAGGTGATCAGTGCACCTGACGTGCATTTGCCGCCGGAAAAACGCAATATCGGCATGGTATTTCAGGATTACGCGCTGTTTCCGCACCTGAGCATTGCCGACAATATTACCTTCGGAATTCGCAAACAGTCGGGCAAGGATAAGGCTCGGCGGGTGGCAGAATTGCTGGAGCTGGTGAATTTGCCGGGGTATGAAAAGCGTTATCCGCACGAATTATCAGGTGGGCAACAACAGCGGATTGCACTGGCTCGCGCTCTTGCGCCGCAACCGCGTTTGCTATTGTTGGATGAGCCGTTTGGTAGCCAAGACGTGGAATTGCGTGAAATGTTGGCGCGGGAAGTACGCGATATTCTCAAACGTGAAGGCATGACGGCGATTCTGGTGACGCACGATCAGCACGAAGCGTTTGCAATGGCGGATGAAATCGGCGTGTTGCAAAGCGGGCGGTTGCAGCAATGGGACACGGGCTACAACTTGTATCACAAGCCGGTGAATCAGTTTGTGGCCGGGTTTATTGGGCAAGGTGCGCTGATTGCAGGGACAGTGCTAAATCACAATACTGTGTCGACGTTAATGGGTGCGGTACAAGGTGAAATACCCGCAGGCTGCCAACCAGAATGTCCGGTTGATGTGCTGATACGCCCTGATGACCTGAAACTGGTAGCAGATGCACCACGCAAAGCCACCGTGGTATCGCGGGTATTTCGGGGTGCGGAATACTTGTACGTGCTAAGTTTAGCGGACGGCAGTCAAATTTTAGCCGTCGCCCCCAGCCACGAAACCCACGCTATCGGCACGACGGTGTGTTTCGAGCTGGATATGCAGCATCGGGTGATTTTGAAACATTTACCCCGCTAA